In a single window of the bacterium genome:
- a CDS encoding FlgD immunoglobulin-like domain containing protein — protein MKLNRFILIFTFLISGTAAQAASIALAWSSNTEPDLLGYRVHYGTRSGAYSVSLDVGNVTSYTVPDLHADSTYYFALTALDVWGNESAYSAEVAAAPGGGETPSTPWNYRLESAWPNPVRAGETAWLRFALPEAREQVTLMVFNALGQRVRTIARTAAAAGFHTQRWDSRDDAGALLAAGVYYIRFQTGIKILTTPVTIIR, from the coding sequence ATGAAATTAAATCGCTTTATTCTTATCTTCACCTTCCTGATTTCCGGCACCGCAGCCCAGGCCGCTTCGATCGCGCTCGCCTGGTCGAGCAACACGGAACCCGATCTCCTCGGTTATCGCGTGCATTATGGCACCCGCTCCGGCGCCTACAGTGTGTCCCTCGATGTGGGCAATGTCACCAGCTATACGGTGCCGGACCTCCACGCCGACTCCACCTACTACTTCGCTTTGACCGCCCTCGACGTCTGGGGGAACGAGAGCGCCTATTCTGCGGAAGTGGCGGCTGCTCCAGGTGGCGGCGAGACCCCCTCGACGCCCTGGAATTACCGCCTCGAAAGCGCTTGGCCCAATCCGGTGCGCGCCGGGGAGACGGCCTGGCTCCGCTTTGCCCTGCCGGAGGCGCGCGAGCAGGTCACGCTGATGGTGTTCAATGCTCTCGGTCAGAGGGTCCGCACCATCGCCCGTACCGCCGCTGCCGCCGGCTTTCACACCCAGCGCTGGGATAGCCGCGACGATGCCGGTGCCTTGCTCGCTGCAGGCGTTTATTATATCCGTTTTCAGACCGGGATCAAAATTCTGACCACGCCGGTAACCATCATCCGCTGA
- a CDS encoding Ig-like domain-containing protein: MKRVVNLRTGILVMLLTLIHTIIWAADARLKWQANSDGDLAGYRIHYGTAANALTQAFDAGNVTACTVTGLETGQLYYFALAAYDKANNTSALTDAISGMAGDTQAPTLMAAAALSPTELRVAFSEALEKTSAEKAANYTISPAVAVQSARLQSDGKSVVLTTTSHTAGTAYLLAVKGVKDLGIPRNVLAAGSTLAYTAPGGTADSDTDPPTITLARLTSPTTLSVYFSEPLDPASATALDHYHISSSVSVLSATLGSAGNVVQLTTSAHAAGQNYILTVNNVCDRSTQKNPLLPNSYYSYAYDPEDLIGPTITLVHATDADQVEILFNEPLDEGSAETTANYTIQGDVLVLGAELDPSGQIVRLRTSAHQTGRLYVLNVSNVRDASAQKNPVAGGTAFGYVFEPVDHIGPMISGVTASDATHLQVRFNETLDRNSAEALAHYQISDGVVVTGAALDIEGKTVTLETTAHTAGRVYVLVVNQVLDATTVGNEILPNSSYAYVYGSGELTAGPTIVRVTVSSATELKVEFSKSLEKASAEKSGNYQLNRGAAVTAAKLGEDGCSVTLTTSPHEAGKVYILTINEVCDATVYHRSVPVNSAYSYLYEGTDTLGPVISLVRVNDPAALDVMFNEQVSREEAERLANYQISGSITVLAAQLDGSQRIVHLKTTAHEPRKLYVLRISNVKDASEAANPIAANSSYSYLYEPADALPPTIALVRIIDQRHLEVSFSEAVDAVTAGTLSGYALSSGRVLKVTPGSAAHQYLLEVEPLPSGVILLLMVNGVRDAAGNTIAANSSYAFSFGKIAAEPLPAVSGVTAVSETQLYITFTMRLDKSTAENTANYQIQGIKVTAAKLDANGTRVWLTTSTHALNRIYVLLLSGIAREGRSDLVIEANTPGFYMVPNSAAAAPGVQRVTAAGEMLVEVWFNQAVERYSAENRRNYHISDDMAVLDAEMDADLNKVTLTTSRHQAGRAYTLTVSGVAGVESGTAISGAVLAYTFVPSLQVTLAGAAETNLSFVAVGAPYYVDRNYVITSAPEDLIHAKMIMTANGDKGAAATSFMRITVSQATVVYVAYDANAAAVPAWLMTRFTKTGHTLGVSESSGKLDLWAAYFAAGEVTLGGNNAAGARGAKCMYVVLLQEPAFARTLSNGELEGLKKKSAQRPTSVALLPNYPNPFNPRTSIRFELPYDKEVRLVVYDILGREVRTLYESTASAGVHALIWDGLNDDQIPVAAGVYIYRLEVWENAQRNGVTYRDKYYTLTRKMTYLK, from the coding sequence ATGAAGCGTGTTGTGAATTTGCGGACGGGCATCCTGGTGATGCTGCTAACTCTAATCCATACAATAATCTGGGCGGCTGACGCCCGGCTGAAATGGCAGGCCAACAGCGACGGGGATCTGGCGGGGTACCGCATCCACTACGGCACCGCCGCCAACGCTCTGACGCAGGCCTTCGATGCCGGAAATGTAACCGCCTGCACCGTCACCGGTCTCGAAACCGGGCAGCTGTACTATTTCGCGCTGGCCGCTTATGACAAGGCAAACAATACCAGTGCCCTCACCGATGCCATCAGCGGTATGGCAGGGGACACCCAGGCACCGACCCTGATGGCCGCCGCGGCTCTCAGCCCTACCGAACTGCGCGTCGCCTTCAGCGAGGCCCTCGAGAAGACCAGCGCCGAGAAGGCCGCCAATTACACCATCTCCCCGGCGGTGGCCGTTCAGAGCGCCCGCCTTCAGAGCGATGGCAAAAGCGTGGTCCTGACAACCACCAGCCACACTGCCGGGACAGCCTACCTGTTGGCGGTCAAGGGCGTGAAGGACCTCGGGATCCCGCGTAATGTGCTGGCAGCCGGCAGCACCCTGGCCTACACGGCCCCCGGTGGTACGGCTGATAGTGACACCGATCCTCCCACCATCACCCTGGCCCGACTCACTTCGCCGACCACCCTCTCGGTCTATTTCAGCGAACCGCTCGATCCCGCCTCGGCCACGGCGCTCGACCACTATCATATCAGCAGCTCGGTCAGTGTCCTCTCGGCCACCCTCGGCTCGGCGGGCAATGTGGTGCAGCTGACCACCTCGGCCCATGCCGCCGGGCAGAATTACATCCTCACCGTCAACAACGTTTGCGACCGCTCGACGCAAAAGAATCCGCTCCTGCCGAACAGCTATTACTCTTATGCCTACGATCCGGAGGACCTGATCGGCCCGACCATCACCCTGGTCCATGCCACCGATGCGGACCAGGTCGAGATCCTCTTCAATGAACCTCTCGACGAAGGCAGCGCCGAGACCACTGCCAATTATACCATCCAGGGCGACGTCCTGGTGCTGGGTGCCGAACTCGATCCCTCCGGTCAGATCGTCCGCCTGCGGACCAGTGCGCACCAGACCGGCCGCCTCTACGTCCTCAATGTCAGCAATGTCCGCGATGCCAGCGCACAAAAGAATCCCGTTGCCGGCGGCACGGCCTTCGGCTATGTCTTCGAGCCGGTCGACCACATCGGCCCGATGATCAGCGGCGTCACCGCCAGCGATGCGACGCACCTTCAAGTACGCTTTAACGAAACCCTCGACCGCAACAGTGCCGAAGCCCTCGCCCATTATCAGATCAGTGACGGGGTGGTCGTGACCGGCGCCGCTTTGGATATCGAAGGCAAGACGGTCACCCTCGAGACAACCGCCCACACCGCCGGCCGCGTCTATGTGCTGGTGGTCAATCAGGTTCTGGACGCCACCACCGTCGGCAACGAGATTCTGCCGAACAGTTCCTATGCCTACGTCTATGGTAGCGGCGAACTCACTGCCGGGCCGACCATTGTCCGGGTCACCGTCAGCAGCGCCACTGAACTGAAAGTCGAGTTCAGCAAAAGCCTGGAGAAGGCGAGCGCCGAAAAGAGCGGCAACTATCAGCTCAACCGCGGCGCGGCGGTCACTGCCGCCAAACTCGGCGAAGACGGGTGCAGCGTCACGTTGACGACCTCGCCCCATGAAGCAGGCAAGGTGTACATCCTTACGATCAACGAGGTTTGCGACGCCACCGTCTACCATCGGTCGGTTCCGGTCAACAGCGCCTACAGCTATCTTTATGAAGGCACGGATACGCTCGGACCGGTGATCTCGCTGGTGCGGGTCAACGATCCGGCGGCGCTCGATGTGATGTTCAACGAGCAGGTGAGCAGGGAAGAGGCGGAGCGCCTCGCCAATTATCAGATCAGCGGCAGCATCACCGTGCTTGCCGCACAGCTCGACGGCTCGCAGCGCATCGTCCATCTCAAGACCACGGCGCATGAACCGCGCAAGCTCTATGTGCTGCGGATCAGCAATGTAAAGGATGCCAGCGAGGCTGCCAATCCCATCGCCGCCAACAGCAGCTACTCCTATCTCTACGAGCCGGCGGACGCCCTGCCGCCGACCATCGCCCTGGTGCGGATCATCGACCAGCGGCATCTCGAGGTCAGCTTTAGCGAGGCGGTCGATGCGGTCACAGCGGGGACGCTCTCCGGTTATGCCCTGAGCAGCGGCCGCGTGCTCAAGGTGACGCCGGGCAGCGCCGCGCATCAGTATCTCCTCGAGGTCGAGCCCCTGCCGAGCGGGGTCATCCTCCTCCTCATGGTCAACGGGGTGCGCGATGCGGCGGGTAACACCATCGCCGCCAACAGCTCCTATGCCTTCAGCTTCGGAAAGATCGCCGCCGAGCCGCTGCCGGCGGTGAGCGGCGTGACCGCAGTCAGTGAGACCCAGCTCTATATCACCTTCACCATGCGTCTTGACAAGAGCACGGCCGAGAATACGGCCAACTATCAGATCCAGGGCATCAAGGTCACTGCGGCCAAGCTCGACGCCAACGGAACCCGGGTCTGGCTTACCACCTCCACGCATGCCCTCAACCGTATTTATGTGCTGCTCCTGAGCGGTATCGCCCGTGAAGGCCGCTCGGATCTGGTGATCGAGGCCAACACCCCCGGATTTTATATGGTGCCGAACTCTGCGGCCGCTGCGCCGGGGGTGCAGCGCGTCACCGCGGCCGGCGAGATGCTGGTTGAGGTTTGGTTCAATCAGGCGGTCGAGCGCTACAGCGCCGAGAACCGCCGCAATTACCACATCTCCGATGACATGGCGGTTCTCGACGCCGAAATGGATGCTGATCTCAATAAGGTCACCCTCACCACCTCGCGCCATCAGGCGGGGCGGGCCTACACCCTGACCGTCTCCGGCGTGGCTGGTGTGGAGAGCGGCACCGCCATCAGCGGCGCGGTGCTGGCCTATACCTTCGTCCCCTCCCTGCAGGTCACCCTCGCCGGGGCCGCTGAGACCAATCTCTCCTTCGTCGCGGTGGGCGCGCCCTATTACGTCGACCGCAACTATGTGATCACCTCGGCGCCGGAGGACCTTATTCATGCCAAGATGATCATGACCGCCAATGGCGACAAGGGGGCTGCCGCAACCAGCTTTATGAGGATCACCGTCAGCCAGGCCACAGTGGTCTATGTGGCCTACGATGCCAACGCCGCAGCCGTGCCGGCCTGGCTGATGACGCGGTTCACTAAAACCGGTCACACCCTGGGCGTCTCGGAGAGTAGCGGCAAGCTGGACCTATGGGCGGCCTATTTCGCTGCCGGCGAGGTCACCCTCGGTGGTAACAACGCCGCCGGCGCCCGCGGCGCCAAGTGCATGTATGTCGTGCTGCTCCAGGAGCCGGCTTTCGCCCGCACCCTCAGCAATGGCGAACTGGAGGGGTTGAAGAAAAAGAGCGCACAGCGGCCGACCAGCGTGGCGCTGCTGCCCAACTACCCCAATCCCTTCAATCCGCGCACCTCGATCCGTTTCGAGCTGCCGTACGACAAGGAGGTGCGGTTGGTGGTGTATGACATCCTCGGCCGCGAGGTGCGCACGCTCTATGAGTCGACTGCATCCGCCGGCGTCCACGCCCTCATTTGGGATGGTCTTAACGATGACCAAATCCCGGTGGCGGCGGGGGTCTATATCTATCGTCTGGAAGTCTGGGAGAATGCGCAGCGCAACGGGGTCACCTATCGCGACAAGTATTACACCTTGACGCGCAAGATGACCTATTTGAAGTAG
- the wecB gene encoding UDP-N-acetylglucosamine 2-epimerase (non-hydrolyzing) → MSLKIVTIVGARPQFIKAAPVSRALRREHQEYLLHTGQHYDRNMSQLFFEELQIPEPDLNLEIGSGAHGEQTAQMLVGIERVLQEQKPDRVLVYGDTNSTLAGALAAAKLNIPVDHIEAGLRSFNMTMPEEINRILTDRISALLFCPTAAAVAHLRREGITAGVHLTGDVMFDAALHFASLAEVQSTILKRLDVAAGAYLLVTCHRPQNTDHPAALSAIVSALVASQERVIFPVHPRTRGFLQRDGLMDRLKSCERITLIDPVGYLDMIQLEQHARLVVTDSGGVQKEAFFFHVPCVTLREETEWVETVADGWNRLTGANAERILAAIQTFTPPAGQQAHYGDGHASEAIVRLLDATG, encoded by the coding sequence ATGTCCCTTAAAATAGTTACTATCGTCGGCGCGCGCCCGCAGTTCATCAAAGCCGCGCCCGTCTCCCGCGCCCTGCGCCGGGAGCATCAGGAATATCTGCTCCACACCGGCCAGCATTACGACCGCAATATGTCGCAGCTCTTTTTCGAAGAGCTGCAGATCCCCGAGCCCGACCTCAATCTCGAGATAGGCTCCGGCGCGCATGGAGAACAAACCGCACAGATGCTGGTGGGGATCGAACGGGTGCTGCAGGAGCAGAAACCCGACCGGGTGCTGGTTTACGGCGATACCAATTCGACCCTGGCAGGGGCACTGGCCGCCGCCAAGCTCAATATCCCGGTCGACCATATCGAGGCGGGCTTGCGCAGTTTTAACATGACCATGCCCGAAGAGATCAACCGCATCCTTACCGACCGCATCTCGGCGCTGCTCTTTTGTCCAACGGCTGCGGCGGTGGCTCATCTCCGGCGCGAGGGCATCACCGCGGGAGTGCACCTCACCGGCGATGTTATGTTCGATGCCGCTCTTCATTTCGCCAGTCTGGCGGAGGTGCAGAGCACCATTCTGAAGCGTCTTGATGTCGCGGCCGGGGCGTATCTTTTGGTGACCTGCCACCGTCCGCAAAATACCGACCATCCTGCCGCCCTTTCAGCGATCGTCAGCGCGCTCGTCGCGAGCCAGGAACGGGTAATCTTTCCGGTCCATCCGCGTACCCGGGGATTTCTGCAGCGGGACGGTCTGATGGATCGCCTCAAGAGCTGCGAGCGCATCACCCTGATCGACCCGGTGGGTTATCTGGACATGATCCAGCTGGAGCAGCATGCACGCCTGGTAGTCACCGATTCAGGCGGGGTTCAGAAAGAGGCTTTTTTCTTTCATGTGCCGTGTGTGACGCTGCGCGAGGAGACCGAGTGGGTTGAGACGGTGGCCGACGGCTGGAACCGGCTGACGGGTGCGAATGCGGAGCGCATTCTTGCGGCCATCCAGACCTTTACGCCGCCGGCCGGGCAGCAGGCGCACTATGGCGACGGCCACGCCAGTGAGGCCATCGTCCGGCTCCTCGACGCAACGGGCTGA
- a CDS encoding SLBB domain-containing protein, whose product MNRHPACWGLVLGLALLALAAGRAASQSASAQNNTVAPAGQSASSQNRGPAVPAAQGQPAGSPAGQTVTAGSESSTSLSLFGQQFFSFPTQSAISAGKADDSYTLGGGDHLAIHLGGKALENFETTVTADGKIYLPTIGVLPVQGMTLAEARQMLDLRLRRFYSNYTLDLVLLAPKMVRVAVTGDVRQPGNYTLSALNSVLDAVSSAQGPTERGSLRDIQVYRGENLVASVDLYTHLLKPGQSADVLLQSGDKIFVPPARLHAEITGEVYRPAIYELAPGKLENLAGLITLAGGFTDMALRSKVELSQVLPDGSRRIQYFDLTSADSAGPVLANADRINVYSLKDQIPHQTVTIQGEVNRPGAYEWEAGMHLSDLILKAGSLTRSAWMLRAEVAGVDPNRPPVIREINLEKAMTSGADSLDLLLGADDQVFIRRIPDWKVGPMVEVRGEVTFPGYYPIVDDSTLLSTVMKMAGGFTADALVSDAKLTRRLQPVPEDKEYERLMAMPRDQMSDREYEYLVMRQNSSDARRIVVDFRRLLLLNDRSQDVALRDGDVIEVPKTPRVVQVSGRVARPGGVLFKPGANFKYYLTQAGGLSWDADGRRAKVIKAAGDILDDEAVKEFGPGDRIWVPRKPDRNYWQIFRDTILVAGQIATIYLVIQNATK is encoded by the coding sequence GTGAACAGACATCCAGCCTGTTGGGGATTGGTACTCGGCCTCGCGTTGTTGGCGCTGGCCGCGGGGCGTGCGGCAAGTCAATCGGCATCGGCACAAAACAATACCGTCGCTCCCGCGGGGCAGAGCGCGTCCAGCCAGAATCGGGGTCCCGCTGTACCGGCGGCTCAGGGCCAACCCGCGGGCAGTCCAGCCGGTCAAACGGTCACTGCCGGTTCTGAATCGTCCACATCTCTTTCCCTCTTTGGCCAACAGTTTTTCTCCTTTCCCACCCAATCGGCCATCAGCGCCGGTAAGGCCGACGATAGCTACACCCTTGGAGGCGGCGACCATCTCGCCATCCACCTCGGCGGCAAAGCGCTCGAAAATTTTGAAACGACGGTCACCGCTGACGGCAAAATCTATCTACCGACGATCGGAGTCCTGCCAGTACAGGGAATGACGCTCGCCGAGGCGCGGCAGATGCTCGACCTCCGCCTGCGCCGCTTTTACAGCAACTACACCCTCGATCTGGTGTTACTCGCCCCCAAGATGGTGCGGGTGGCGGTAACCGGCGATGTCCGCCAGCCGGGAAACTATACCCTTTCCGCCCTCAACAGTGTGCTCGATGCCGTCTCCAGCGCCCAAGGCCCGACCGAGCGTGGTTCGCTACGCGATATTCAGGTTTACCGCGGCGAGAATCTGGTGGCGAGCGTCGATCTCTACACCCACCTCCTCAAACCCGGTCAGTCCGCCGATGTTCTGCTGCAGAGCGGGGACAAGATATTCGTCCCTCCGGCACGTCTGCACGCCGAGATCACCGGTGAGGTCTACCGGCCGGCTATTTATGAGCTGGCTCCCGGAAAGTTGGAGAATCTCGCCGGCCTTATCACCCTGGCCGGTGGTTTCACCGATATGGCCCTCCGCAGCAAGGTCGAGCTCAGCCAGGTGCTGCCGGACGGCTCGCGTCGCATTCAGTATTTCGATCTCACCTCCGCGGATTCTGCCGGCCCGGTGCTGGCCAATGCGGACCGTATCAACGTCTATTCATTAAAGGACCAGATCCCGCACCAGACCGTGACGATTCAGGGCGAGGTCAACCGCCCCGGCGCTTATGAGTGGGAGGCGGGGATGCATCTCAGTGACCTCATCCTCAAGGCTGGCAGCTTGACACGCAGCGCCTGGATGCTCAGGGCAGAGGTGGCGGGTGTGGATCCCAACCGGCCGCCGGTCATCCGCGAAATCAATCTCGAAAAAGCGATGACGAGCGGGGCCGACTCGCTCGACCTGCTCCTCGGCGCGGACGACCAGGTATTCATCCGCCGCATTCCGGACTGGAAGGTCGGACCCATGGTCGAAGTGCGCGGCGAGGTCACCTTTCCCGGCTATTATCCCATCGTCGATGATTCCACCCTGCTCAGTACGGTGATGAAAATGGCGGGCGGTTTTACCGCCGATGCGCTGGTCAGCGATGCCAAGCTCACCCGGCGGCTGCAGCCGGTACCCGAGGACAAGGAGTATGAGCGCCTGATGGCGATGCCCCGCGATCAGATGAGCGACCGCGAGTATGAGTATCTGGTGATGAGACAGAACAGCAGCGACGCCCGCCGGATCGTGGTCGATTTCCGCCGCCTGCTGCTGCTCAACGACCGCAGTCAGGATGTCGCCCTGCGCGACGGCGATGTGATTGAGGTCCCCAAGACGCCGCGGGTGGTTCAGGTCTCTGGCCGTGTCGCACGGCCCGGAGGCGTGCTCTTCAAACCGGGGGCCAATTTCAAGTACTACCTCACCCAGGCGGGCGGATTGAGCTGGGATGCCGACGGCCGGCGCGCCAAGGTGATCAAGGCCGCCGGAGATATTCTCGACGACGAAGCGGTCAAGGAGTTCGGCCCCGGCGACCGGATCTGGGTGCCGCGCAAACCGGACCGGAATTACTGGCAGATCTTCCGCGACACCATTCTGGTGGCCGGCCAGATCGCGACAATCTATCTTGTCATTCAGAATGCGACGAAGTGA
- a CDS encoding Wzz/FepE/Etk N-terminal domain-containing protein has product MADKDQIVEIHLLDYLLVITRWRWRIVRNTVLVAAGALLLAFLLPRRYVAVTTLLPPPEQQSSAMAGLLSDIKVPGIALPEQSTTSDIFLEMLRSRSVGERVLQRRFAVKGDSLPLLRILGARNIESGLQKMSKRAVFVLSKKSVMTISVEMGNPALAADVANAYVEELDRVNREKSVSRAKNSRLYIENQLRETQQHLAAITRQLAEYQRGRRAISLEEQVKAAITQSGEVKGQIIAKEIGLNVMLQSMKPENPLVVRARQELEGLKRKYNDLQVGARGEPPNDLFMPTAAVPELGVQLAELVREVKIQETVWELLNSQYYQARIEEARDTPTVQVLDRAVPPRWPSSPRKKVLAAVLGILAGLGTIFYAFILEYAGQLDRRPAEKARWQEFFAAWHEDGETVRHWLRRRRR; this is encoded by the coding sequence ATGGCCGATAAAGATCAAATTGTCGAAATCCATCTCCTCGATTACCTTCTGGTCATCACCCGCTGGCGCTGGCGGATCGTTCGCAACACGGTTCTGGTTGCTGCCGGCGCTCTCCTGCTTGCCTTTTTACTGCCGCGCCGTTATGTGGCCGTGACCACGCTGCTGCCGCCGCCGGAACAGCAGAGCAGCGCGATGGCGGGCTTGCTATCGGATATCAAGGTGCCCGGGATCGCCCTGCCGGAACAGTCGACCACCTCCGATATTTTTCTCGAAATGCTGCGCAGCCGTTCAGTCGGCGAAAGAGTGCTGCAGCGCCGGTTTGCCGTCAAAGGAGACAGCCTGCCGCTCCTCAGGATTCTTGGCGCCAGGAACATCGAATCCGGTCTGCAAAAGATGAGCAAGCGAGCGGTCTTTGTCCTCTCCAAAAAATCGGTGATGACGATCAGCGTGGAGATGGGGAATCCCGCGCTGGCGGCTGATGTCGCCAATGCCTATGTCGAGGAACTGGATCGGGTCAACCGCGAGAAGAGTGTCTCGCGCGCCAAAAACTCGCGTCTCTACATCGAGAATCAGCTTCGTGAGACCCAGCAGCACCTGGCGGCGATCACTCGCCAGCTCGCCGAGTATCAGCGCGGCCGCCGTGCCATTTCCCTGGAGGAGCAGGTCAAGGCGGCCATCACCCAGAGCGGCGAGGTGAAAGGACAGATCATCGCCAAGGAGATTGGACTCAATGTCATGCTCCAGAGCATGAAGCCGGAAAATCCCCTTGTGGTGCGTGCCCGGCAAGAGCTGGAAGGGCTGAAGCGGAAATATAACGACCTGCAGGTGGGCGCACGCGGCGAGCCGCCGAACGACCTTTTCATGCCCACCGCCGCGGTGCCGGAACTCGGCGTGCAGCTGGCGGAACTGGTGCGCGAGGTCAAGATCCAGGAGACCGTCTGGGAGTTGCTCAATTCGCAGTACTATCAGGCCCGGATCGAGGAGGCTCGTGATACCCCCACGGTCCAGGTCCTCGATCGGGCGGTCCCGCCGCGCTGGCCGAGTTCGCCCCGCAAGAAAGTGCTGGCGGCTGTCCTGGGTATCCTGGCCGGCCTAGGCACCATTTTCTACGCGTTCATCCTGGAATATGCTGGCCAGCTCGACCGCCGTCCTGCGGAAAAGGCCAGGTGGCAGGAGTTTTTTGCGGCTTGGCACGAGGATGGCGAGACAGTCAGGCACTGGCTGCGCCGGCGCCGGCGTTGA
- a CDS encoding DapH/DapD/GlmU-related protein: MHVIAPTATIGEGTEIGHFTVIEDEVVIGKNCRIGHNVVIHSGSILGDNVRVDACSVIGKQPMRSKRSIFKDEKGLPPVRIGAECMFGAQVVIYAGCELGVHVLVADGAAVRENVAIGDYTIVGRNATVENFCKIGKKCKLETNCYITAYSEVGDYCFIAPGVCTTNDNYLGRTEERFKHFKGVTVKRGGRIGGHAVILPGKVIGEDAVVAAGAVVSRDVPPRKIVVGNPARPLRDVPEEQLLDQQGWE, encoded by the coding sequence ATGCACGTCATAGCACCAACCGCGACGATCGGCGAAGGGACGGAGATCGGCCATTTCACCGTCATCGAGGATGAGGTCGTCATCGGCAAAAACTGCCGCATTGGTCATAATGTGGTCATTCATTCCGGATCCATCCTCGGTGACAATGTGCGCGTCGATGCCTGTTCGGTGATCGGCAAGCAGCCGATGCGTTCCAAACGCAGCATCTTCAAGGACGAAAAGGGACTGCCCCCGGTGCGGATCGGCGCGGAGTGCATGTTCGGCGCCCAGGTGGTGATCTATGCCGGATGTGAGCTTGGGGTGCACGTCCTGGTGGCCGATGGTGCAGCGGTGCGTGAGAACGTCGCCATCGGCGATTACACGATCGTCGGCCGCAACGCCACGGTCGAAAATTTCTGCAAAATCGGCAAAAAGTGCAAGCTCGAGACCAATTGCTACATCACCGCCTATTCCGAGGTTGGCGATTACTGCTTCATCGCCCCGGGGGTCTGTACCACCAACGACAATTACCTCGGCCGCACCGAAGAGCGCTTCAAGCATTTCAAGGGGGTGACGGTCAAGCGCGGCGGCCGCATCGGCGGCCATGCCGTTATTCTCCCCGGCAAGGTGATTGGTGAGGATGCCGTGGTCGCGGCCGGCGCGGTGGTCAGCAGGGATGTGCCGCCGCGTAAGATTGTGGTCGGTAATCCGGCTCGGCCGCTGCGGGATGTGCCCGAGGAGCAGTTGCTTGACCAACAGGGCTGGGAGTAA